Proteins found in one Exiguobacterium sp. 9-2 genomic segment:
- a CDS encoding peptide ABC transporter substrate-binding protein, with protein MKKTLIAAASTAVLLAGCATTEPAEDKQADKKVLHTMESYDLLSVDPADAITSNIFNQIYEGLYRFDEKNELVPAAAKSHSVSEDGKVYTFKLDPNAKWSDGKPVTAENFRYAFERVVKTNSPFAYLLEPVEKTTAVDDETLRIELKRPTPYFLSMTTFGTYMPVREDIVKAEGDQFGTDPKTNVYNGPFTFKKYQAEQGYTLAKNAEYADRKNVKIDEVDVKIIKDPMLAINLFESGELDVAPLNSENVVTYKDQKEYNTFSDSRMFFIRMNEKTDALKDKETRQAIDAAYDKKAMTETLLGNGSLPADYIVPKELDPKYDSARQIESSYDVAAANKVLAKQNLELTMLIEDDDVSKKIGEYIQGALKKQNVDVKLLSLPKKERLAREGRGDYDLSLASWAPDYQDATTYLNLFTTGNPFNMMGYSNKQYDRLLKQAESELDQDKRLALLSKAESLLLDDQAISPVYQRKNAFLQNTEVKNLARHNVGTDISYKYVEIERK; from the coding sequence ATGAAAAAGACATTGATCGCAGCGGCGAGTACGGCAGTCCTATTAGCAGGATGTGCAACGACAGAACCAGCAGAAGACAAACAAGCGGACAAAAAGGTCTTGCATACGATGGAAAGTTACGACCTCCTGTCGGTCGACCCGGCAGATGCCATCACGTCAAACATCTTCAATCAAATCTACGAAGGACTCTATCGTTTTGATGAGAAGAACGAACTTGTTCCGGCAGCAGCCAAATCGCATAGCGTATCAGAGGACGGAAAAGTCTACACGTTCAAGCTCGACCCGAATGCCAAATGGTCAGACGGAAAGCCCGTCACAGCGGAGAACTTCCGTTATGCGTTCGAGCGTGTCGTCAAAACGAACTCACCGTTCGCTTATTTGCTTGAGCCGGTCGAAAAAACGACAGCAGTCGACGACGAGACACTCCGAATCGAACTGAAACGTCCGACACCGTACTTTCTCAGCATGACGACGTTCGGCACATATATGCCGGTCCGGGAAGATATCGTCAAAGCAGAAGGCGACCAGTTCGGAACGGATCCAAAGACGAACGTCTACAACGGACCGTTCACGTTCAAGAAATATCAAGCGGAACAAGGTTATACGCTCGCGAAAAACGCTGAGTACGCAGACCGGAAGAACGTCAAAATCGACGAAGTCGACGTTAAAATCATCAAGGATCCGATGCTTGCGATCAACTTGTTCGAGTCAGGAGAGCTCGATGTCGCGCCACTCAACTCGGAGAACGTCGTCACGTATAAGGATCAAAAAGAGTACAACACGTTCAGTGATTCGCGGATGTTCTTCATCCGGATGAACGAAAAAACAGATGCCTTAAAAGATAAAGAAACACGCCAAGCGATCGATGCGGCATATGATAAAAAAGCGATGACGGAAACGTTGCTCGGAAACGGATCACTCCCTGCTGACTACATCGTGCCAAAAGAACTTGATCCGAAATACGATAGTGCGCGTCAAATCGAATCGTCATATGATGTAGCAGCGGCAAACAAAGTGCTGGCAAAGCAAAACCTTGAGTTGACGATGTTGATCGAAGATGACGACGTCTCGAAAAAAATCGGGGAGTATATCCAAGGGGCGTTGAAGAAGCAGAATGTCGACGTTAAATTGTTATCACTACCGAAGAAAGAGCGTCTCGCCCGTGAAGGACGAGGGGATTACGATCTGTCACTTGCGAGCTGGGCACCAGACTATCAGGATGCAACGACATACCTGAACTTGTTCACGACGGGTAACCCGTTCAACATGATGGGTTATTCGAACAAACAGTATGACCGTCTCTTGAAACAGGCTGAAAGTGAACTCGATCAAGACAAGCGTCTCGCCTTACTCAGTAAAGCGGAAAGCTTGTTGCTCGACGATCAAGCGATCTCACCGGTCTACCAACGGAAGAATGCCTTCTTGCAAAACACGGAAGTCAAAAATCTCGCACGACACAATGTCGGAACGGATATCTCATATAAGTATGTTGAGATTGAGCGGAAATAA